Within the candidate division WOR-3 bacterium genome, the region GTTAAGTTCAAGACCTTCGGTTGCGGGGCGGCCATCGCCGTATCCTCAATGGTCAGCGAGATGGCGAAGGGCAAGACCATCGAAGAGGCAATGAAGATATCGAATGCCGACGTCGCCAAGGAGCTCGGCGGCCTGCCCCCCAACAAGCTCCACTGCTCGAACCTCGGCGCGGACGCGCTCCACAAGGCCATTGAGCAGCACCTGGCGAAGAAACCAGCGACCGGTGAGAAGGGATGCCACTGCCCGTTTTGCGACGCCCCGGTTGAAGGCAGCAGCATATGTGCGCCCTGCAAGAACCAGGGCCGAAAGTAGTCGGAAAGGAACCTCTGTGAAACTAACCCATGTACCCGGCAGGAATGCCAAGCATCGCGTAACCCTCTATGCGCTGACGACCTGCGGCTGGTGCCACAAGACCAAGGAACTACTGAACTCCAACCAGGTTCAGTACGAATACATTGACGTCGACCAGTGCAAGGGCGAAGAACGCGCCGAGGCTTCCAGCAAGGTCCGTGAGCTCAATCCCCGCGGGTCCTTCCCGACCGTGCAGATCGACGCCGAGGTCGTGGCTGGCTTTGACGAAGACCGCATCCGCGAGCTGCTCGAACTATGAGTGCGGAGGAACACTTCTCGGATGAAGTGCTCAAGACCTACGAGCGACTGAAGCTGGACGCCGCGGCCGGCGGCTACCAGCTGAACCCGGACAGGAACTTCGTGCTGCGGCTGGTGCAAGGACTGCTTGAGAACCAGAAGCGGCACGGATACTGGTGCTGTCCCTGTCGGCTTGCGTTCGGCGAGCAGGACAAAGACGTCGACGTCATCTGCCCCTGCTACTACCGCGACTCGGACCTGGAGGAATTCGGTGCCTGCTACTGCGCCCTCTACGTCAGCGACGCGTGGATCGAAGGGAAGATGAAGCACGGCTCCATTCCCGAACGCCGGCCGGCCAAGTTCATGCGTGGAGGCTTCTCGGAAACTCCGGCTCCTTCCTCCTCGCCTTCTACTTCCTCGCTTCCTCTCCCTGTCTGGCGCTGCAAGGTTTGCGGCTACCTGTGCGCCCGGCCCGAGCCGCCGGGAAAGTGCCCGGTCTGCAAGGCCGGCAAAGACCGGTTCGAACGGTTCATGTAGGACCCGCAGACCGGCATGGACGCCACGAAGGCACGAAAGACACGAAACGGACGCTCAGGGAGAGAACCAGATTCCGTCTCACTCGGCTTCGTGTTTTCGTGGCTCTCTACTTCCGGATTCGAGTAGGAGGGTATGATGATTGTCGAGCTAAGCGTCGTACCGGTCGGGACCAGTGAAACGAGTGTGAGCTCCTACGTCCGGGCCGCGCTCAGAGTATTCGCCGAGGCTGATCTCGACTACAAGGTCAACTCCATGGGCACTTGCGTAGAGGGAGAATGGGACGAGATCTTCTCTGCCCTCAAGACCGTCCACGACCGGTTGGCCGGGATGGGTTGCCACCGCATCGTCACAACCGTGAAGATCGACGACCGGCGTGATAAGCGCGGTACCATGGCAGCCAAGGTTGCGGCCGTGACGGAAGGGTCCTAGCCGGAGCCGGCACGAAACGGTCGGGGCGTGGACATCCACGCCCCGACTTCTTTCCGCCCGGCCCGAGGCCGAGCCGAGCTTAGTCCGGACTCGTCTCGGCCTCGCTGACGGCGTACTGCTGTGCCAGTTGCAGCTGCATCGCCCGCAGGCGCGACGCGATCGTCTGAGCCACCATCTTCATCATCACTTGGCCAAGTCGCGGGTCCTCGTCGAATGCCGCGTTCAGCCTCGCGACGTCGAACTCAAGATAGGTAGTATTGGTCATGGCCCGGCTGCCCGCGGTGTAGTGCGGATTGCCGACCAATCCCGAATAGGCAAACATCTGCCCCGGACCTACCGACGTGACCATGTAGTTCTTCTTCGTCACCCCGAAGTCAAGCTCGAGCACGACTCCGAGTCGCCCGCTGACCAGGATATAGAATTTGGTTGCGGGTTCGCCCTGTACGTCAACCATGGCTCCTGCCTTCGCTTCACCGACCTTTGCCAGCCTTGCCATCATGTCAACGTCCGCATCGGGAAGCTGCTCGAACTCCGGAATCGTCTTCAGGAAAGCCTTAACATCCATTGATGTCTCCGTTTCGGTTTGGATACTCCTGCTAGGGTAGCAGCGCAGCTGCGCGGTGTCAAACCAGACGGGATCTTGACCGGGCGCCTCCCTGCCCTATTATCTCTTGCTATGACTCGCATGGTCTGGGTCATCATCTTCGCCCTGCTCATCGGCGCTATCGTCATCGTCTCACTCAAGAGCCTGCCCGGCACCCGCGTCAACAGACGACTGCTCGAGGTCGAACAGGCGCGTGGCGCACTGTCGCAGATGTTCCCGGACAGCCGGTTCCGGATTCAGTTTTCGGCCCCGCATCCCGAAATCCGCAACCTAGTGGTCACGATCCAGCCGGGCAGAACCGACTCGGCCTCGGTTGCCGGGCAGGTCGATTCGACCGAAGCGGTAGTGCGCCGCAGGGTGGACCTGACCGGATACGACTCTCTCGTCATTGCGGTCTTCGACCGGGTCTATCGGACCGTTCCCGCTCGCTAGCCGGCGTCGTCCGCCGGCCTCGGGACAAGTGTGAGGGAAGTCTAGAAGCGGTCGGAAACGGAGACCTCGAGGACGCGGTTGCGCGTGGTCTGTTCCCGGTTGCCCAGAATGTCGCGTAGGGCCAGCGCCAACCTGACCTTGCCGGCAACGGTCCATCCGACGCCGAAATTGAGGAACCCGCGGCGCCTCAGGTACGTCGGATCATCACCCGGGCGCCTGTACTCATCACCGTAGTTGAACTGCGCCAGGTCGTACTCAAGCATCAACTCGACACTGCCGGGCAACGCCGTGTTCAGCGCCAGGAAGGCGTCGAATCCTCGCCAGTAGTTGATGCCCAGTTGGCAGTAGGTCCGAATTGCCTCAACCGTCTTGCCGGCGCACACGTACCCGCCCTTTTCGCGCACCTGGAACACCTGCAGTGAACAGCCATCGTACCCCTGGCTCTCGAAGCCGAGCGTCAAATCCGGGGCATAGCCCTTCTCCGTCAAGATGGCGAGCCGCGCC harbors:
- a CDS encoding glutaredoxin family protein; protein product: MKLTHVPGRNAKHRVTLYALTTCGWCHKTKELLNSNQVQYEYIDVDQCKGEERAEASSKVRELNPRGSFPTVQIDAEVVAGFDEDRIRELLEL
- a CDS encoding ferredoxin:glutaredoxin reductase is translated as MSAEEHFSDEVLKTYERLKLDAAAGGYQLNPDRNFVLRLVQGLLENQKRHGYWCCPCRLAFGEQDKDVDVICPCYYRDSDLEEFGACYCALYVSDAWIEGKMKHGSIPERRPAKFMRGGFSETPAPSSSPSTSSLPLPVWRCKVCGYLCARPEPPGKCPVCKAGKDRFERFM
- the nifU gene encoding Fe-S cluster assembly scaffold protein NifU, with the protein product MYSEKVMEHFRNPRNVGEIENADGVGEIGNPTCGDMMTFYVKIENGILTDVKFKTFGCGAAIAVSSMVSEMAKGKTIEEAMKISNADVAKELGGLPPNKLHCSNLGADALHKAIEQHLAKKPATGEKGCHCPFCDAPVEGSSICAPCKNQGRK
- a CDS encoding MTH1187 family thiamine-binding protein, giving the protein MMIVELSVVPVGTSETSVSSYVRAALRVFAEADLDYKVNSMGTCVEGEWDEIFSALKTVHDRLAGMGCHRIVTTVKIDDRRDKRGTMAAKVAAVTEGS
- a CDS encoding Crp/Fnr family transcriptional regulator, coding for MDVKAFLKTIPEFEQLPDADVDMMARLAKVGEAKAGAMVDVQGEPATKFYILVSGRLGVVLELDFGVTKKNYMVTSVGPGQMFAYSGLVGNPHYTAGSRAMTNTTYLEFDVARLNAAFDEDPRLGQVMMKMVAQTIASRLRAMQLQLAQQYAVSEAETSPD